The following is a genomic window from Parasegetibacter sp. NRK P23.
GCCGATTTGGTTAAATTCCTAAATGGATTGAATTTAGCGTGGACCAATGCTTTGAAGCGACTGAGCCCAAAAGTGCTAATTTCCTTGCTGGAGGTAAGCGGACGAGAATACATTGAACACTTAAAAGAATTGGGCCCATTTGAAAATGCAATTTTTCCGGTAGCATGGGCTGGTCAGGACATTTCTCCAAATTGGTTTCACATTGCTCGGGAATACACAGAGAAGTTTCTACATCAACAGCAAATTCGCGATGCAACGGGGCGACAAGGGTTAATGACAAAAGAGCTTTTCTATCCGTTTATTGATACCTTGATGTTTGCTTTTCCATATACTTTCAGAAATGTAGAAGCCAATGCAGGAACTTCAGTGTCTATAATTGTAACGACTGAAATTGGCGGACGTTGGAATTTAATTCGTACCAACCATCAATGGCATTTGAATAAGGAGGCAGATATAGAATGCTCCTCAGTTGTACACATTGATCCTCATACCGCCTGGAAGTTGTTTTCAAAAAGTTGGACACCTGAGCAGGTTTTAGATATCGTTGATATTCAGGGAGACCAAAGTTTAGGCAGGCAGACACTAAAAATGATTTCCGTAATGGCTTAAATTCAGCCTGCAGGTAACAGCGGTTTACTAATAGCCGGGTAAGAC
Proteins encoded in this region:
- a CDS encoding maleylpyruvate isomerase N-terminal domain-containing protein — its product is MTHRIEVETLHLFPVLDNMLISLLKDLGEHEWELQTVARLWKVKDVAAHLLDGNLRGLSISRDKYFGKDPGIINSQADLVKFLNGLNLAWTNALKRLSPKVLISLLEVSGREYIEHLKELGPFENAIFPVAWAGQDISPNWFHIAREYTEKFLHQQQIRDATGRQGLMTKELFYPFIDTLMFAFPYTFRNVEANAGTSVSIIVTTEIGGRWNLIRTNHQWHLNKEADIECSSVVHIDPHTAWKLFSKSWTPEQVLDIVDIQGDQSLGRQTLKMISVMA